GAGTCCCTGCAACATGGTAACAAATACATTGGATAGCGGCGTACTTCCTTCTTCAAATATTATATCTTTTCCGTGATTCAAACTACCTCCAGCGATCATAACCGGGAGGTTTTTATTGGAATGAGAACTACCGTTGCCCAAGCCGCTTCCGAACAAGACCTGGGTGTGGTCGAGTAAGTTGCCTTCATCGTCCTGAATCTCCTTCAAACGGGAAAGGAATTTTGAAATCGACCGAGTGTGCATCTGCTCAATTCTCACAAGTTCGTCCACCACTTCGGGATCTTTTCCGTGATGCGATTGACCATGGTAACCGGACATTTGATTTCCGTCCAAAATGATGGGTAATCCGCCCGCAGGAAGTTCGACAGATATTACTCGTGTGGAATCGTGCTGTAAGGCCAGGGCGCTCAGTTCGAGCATTAAATCCAAGTTTCCATGAAAGGAGATTGGTCGCTCCAAGAGGGGTGGAATTCCAGGCTTGGGTGTGTTGACCCACTGTTGTTGGCGTTCGATGCGTTTTTCAACATCGCGAATCGAAGTAAAGTAGGCGTCCACTTTTTCACGATCTTCAAAGCCGATTTCCTTTTGAAGCGATTTGGCATCTTCAGCCACCATATCCAGGACACTGCGTTTGAATTCCATGGCCTTGCTGGCAGCTCGAGGATTCAGGTCATTTACAAAGAGTCTTTGAAAGACCTTCATCGGATCAGCTTCAGGGAGTAGGGGAACGCCATTTTCATCCCAGGACAGGGTCTGGCTGGGTTTACCCTCCGATGCTCCAAGCTGGAGTGAATGATAGCGGCTGTTCCGGCTCAAATGTTTGGCTGCCAATTGGTCCAGGGTGATCTGGTTTTTTACCATGATCGATTCACCAATATACTCGGGTTGATATACTCCGGACAAAAACGACGGTGTGCCTTTGTGCCCCCCGTTGATGCCATGATCGACGCCCGAGACGATGGTGAAGTTCTGACGGTGGAGCATCAACGGTTCAAGCAAACGTGGAATTCGATCGCTGCCCTTGGTGGGGTGCCATTCTTCCGGGTACATACCCAGAAACGTTCCAATGGTTACAAGTCTCTTCCGGGCTTCAACGATGGGTTTAGCGTAAAGGGGAAGGGGCAGGGAATTTAAGAAAGGCAGGGCAATTAATCCACCGGTGCTTCTTAGGAATTGGCGACGATTGCAATAGACTATGTTTTTCATCAGGGGAATCATTGGGGGAAGATGGTTAAATGGTCAATGGTTCAATAAACCTCCAAAATTGAAAGTAAAGGAGCGTTTTATGGATTAGCGGGGTGCGGCCGCCATCAGGTATTTCCAGAATTGGTTGTTGAAATCGTTCGTCTTTGGTTGGTTGCCCAAACGGGTGATAACCAGGTTCATTGACGGGACGACATAAAGTTTTCGTTGCAGGGCACCTTGAGCGGCAAAGAGGTCGGCTGGGGCTTCCAGGATGAGCGGACCGTCCCTTGCGTTCGCTCCGTCGCCTGCACCGACTTTGGATTGTCCGTTGAGCCACCAGAGATAACCGTAGGAAGGATTCATTTCCTGAGAGGGGTGCGACATGTCATGTAGGTAATTTTTATCGGTTATGATGGTTTTGCCTGCCCACTTGCCACCGTTAAGAACCATGAGGCCGACTCGTGCGAGATCGCGATTGGAGGTACTGAGGCCAAAGATATTCGTGTCCTTGATGTTCGCGTCTTCCATCCCGTTTCTAAAAATCCACTCCGAATCGTTCATGCCGAGCGGATCAAAAAGCCATTTCTTGACCAGGTCCTTGGGCTCAATGCCTGAGGCGGCGGCGGCGACATGCATGGAGTGGGAGTAGGCGGTGGTGTTGTAACGCCAGCGCGTTCCGGCGGGTGCTTCGAAAGTGAGGTCGTCTTTCAGGCCAGAGCTCATGCTGATCAGGTGTTTCACTGTGATTTTCGCTTCCTGTTCGGGCGTAGCGCGCGACCAGCCTTTACCCAAGTGCTTGTGGACGGGATCGTTTATCGAAAGAAGTCCCTTTTGTTGAGCAATGC
This portion of the Verrucomicrobiota bacterium genome encodes:
- a CDS encoding DUF1552 domain-containing protein; its protein translation is MKNIVYCNRRQFLRSTGGLIALPFLNSLPLPLYAKPIVEARKRLVTIGTFLGMYPEEWHPTKGSDRIPRLLEPLMLHRQNFTIVSGVDHGINGGHKGTPSFLSGVYQPEYIGESIMVKNQITLDQLAAKHLSRNSRYHSLQLGASEGKPSQTLSWDENGVPLLPEADPMKVFQRLFVNDLNPRAASKAMEFKRSVLDMVAEDAKSLQKEIGFEDREKVDAYFTSIRDVEKRIERQQQWVNTPKPGIPPLLERPISFHGNLDLMLELSALALQHDSTRVISVELPAGGLPIILDGNQMSGYHGQSHHGKDPEVVDELVRIEQMHTRSISKFLSRLKEIQDDEGNLLDHTQVLFGSGLGNGSSHSNKNLPVMIAGGSLNHGKDIIFEEGSTPLSNVFVTMLQGLGIEAETFAASTGNINNELA
- a CDS encoding serine hydrolase, yielding MHFSLKLSTPIQLFTALLLSAPFLLAKESIYFPTKNEAWETIDPAKAGWDTDKLEELITAVGEQKSSGLLILLNGKILAEKHWPEENYKIDGLRGVRMMLGKTKDGHSIEDVASAQKSISAIIVGIAQQKGLLSINDPVHKHLGKGWSRATPEQEAKITVKHLISMSSGLKDDLTFEAPAGTRWRYNTTAYSHSMHVAAAASGIEPKDLVKKWLFDPLGMNDSEWIFRNGMEDANIKDTNIFGLSTSNRDLARVGLMVLNGGKWAGKTIITDKNYLHDMSHPSQEMNPSYGYLWWLNGQSKVGAGDGANARDGPLILEAPADLFAAQGALQRKLYVVPSMNLVITRLGNQPKTNDFNNQFWKYLMAAAPR